The following proteins are encoded in a genomic region of Candidatus Babeliaceae bacterium:
- the atpH gene encoding ATP synthase F1 subunit delta produces the protein MLNNTISRRYARAFMNLFGDALTLPLLKNFDSITQFMHANRKHFFYLKVSAIDNRTKRDFFINLFKQYGAYSHGIDKLIDLLIHDKRLILIADILHEICAIYMKNNGIAEWRITSTHELTQPEKDILMQFLSRKTHDHIIPTYLIDSTLIAGLRLHSSTYLWEHSVKAQLNALKRTYKGYYGN, from the coding sequence GTGTTAAATAATACCATATCTCGCAGATATGCACGCGCATTTATGAATCTTTTTGGTGATGCATTAACTCTGCCTTTACTTAAAAATTTTGATAGTATCACGCAATTTATGCATGCGAACAGAAAACATTTTTTTTATTTAAAAGTTTCTGCTATAGACAATCGTACCAAAAGAGATTTTTTCATTAATCTTTTTAAGCAATACGGTGCATATAGTCATGGAATTGATAAACTCATTGATCTGCTTATACACGACAAGCGCCTTATTCTTATAGCTGATATATTGCATGAAATATGCGCTATATATATGAAAAATAACGGCATTGCAGAATGGCGTATTACCAGCACGCATGAATTGACCCAGCCTGAAAAAGATATCCTCATGCAATTTTTATCTCGTAAAACGCATGACCATATTATACCAACGTATCTGATTGACTCAACCTTAATCGCCGGTTTGCGTTTGCACAGCAGTACGTATTTATGGGAACATTCGGTAAAAGCTCAACTTAATGCACTA
- the atpE gene encoding ATP synthase F0 subunit C, protein MENAINYVKIAGYLGAAFAIGIGTIGPALGQGLVASKACENIGKYPESAGKIRAAMMLGMAIIETSPIYVLAICLLLIFVS, encoded by the coding sequence GTGGAAAATGCAATTAATTACGTAAAAATTGCCGGATATTTGGGTGCGGCTTTTGCTATTGGTATCGGGACTATTGGCCCTGCCCTTGGACAAGGACTTGTTGCGTCAAAAGCGTGCGAAAATATAGGTAAATATCCAGAAAGCGCCGGTAAAATTAGGGCTGCTATGATGTTAGGCATGGCTATTATCGAAACATCTCCCATTTACGTATTGGCTATTTGCTTGCTTCTTATTTTTGTTTCTTAA
- a CDS encoding ATP-dependent RecD-like DNA helicase, translating to MEQEEIIIGTVERFLFQSHDNGFAVFILASKNLSCMAKGSVPGLSAGQEVELKGYWEHHARFGKQFIIQACINKVPTSITGLKKYLGSGLIKGIGPAYAEKLVNHFGQSVLTIIDTQPNRLHEVPGIGAKRIETIVTAWGEQKGIADIMIFLQEKDISPAYAAKIYKKYGQNARAIIHENPYRLAEEIWGIGFKMADKIALNVGFQLHSSARISAGILFALSQATQQGHLYLELDDARQKTLELLELGAEHKQLLKPALHELYDSNKITLITHQNIYYIGLQFHKFIEDSVAKTIKKLLEYPSALTINYHTHYETLRVPQKNEIALNEQQQMGIMACLNNKVTIITGGPGTGKTTLIKKLLSILELEHVEYKLASPTGRAAQRMMESTGRYAMTLHRLLEFDVSTMRFVHNEGNALKTNYLIVDEASMIDVFLAHALIKALAPSTHLVLIGDIDQLPSVGAGNFLQDCIKSELVPTIRLTEIFRQAQDSLIVVNAHRVNRGEFPTTSLPDARRDFLFLKEESPENMAVHLKRILFIELAKHGIKQEDAQILVPMNKGLAGAYNLNHVLQSLVNPEHKESVMHAGVAYKIGDKVMQIKNNYDKNTFNGDIGVIDSINTIDKTLGVSFGNRLVEYDFDELNELVLAYAITIHKSQGSEYPAVIIPIFMQHFTLLQRNLVYTAITRAKKLCVIIGEPRALAMAIKNSKKQQRITFLEKFLRE from the coding sequence ATGGAACAAGAAGAAATTATTATTGGAACTGTTGAGCGCTTTCTCTTTCAAAGTCATGATAATGGATTTGCCGTTTTTATTCTTGCATCAAAAAATCTATCATGTATGGCAAAAGGGTCTGTTCCTGGCTTATCTGCAGGGCAAGAAGTAGAACTCAAGGGATATTGGGAACATCATGCAAGATTTGGTAAGCAATTTATTATACAGGCCTGTATAAATAAAGTTCCAACGAGCATAACTGGTCTTAAAAAATATTTAGGCTCGGGCCTTATTAAGGGCATCGGGCCTGCATATGCAGAAAAACTGGTGAATCACTTTGGTCAATCTGTTTTGACGATAATTGATACACAGCCGAATCGTTTGCATGAGGTTCCCGGTATTGGCGCAAAACGCATCGAAACTATTGTTACCGCATGGGGCGAGCAAAAAGGTATCGCTGATATCATGATTTTTCTGCAAGAAAAAGATATATCTCCTGCATACGCCGCTAAAATTTATAAAAAATATGGTCAAAATGCTCGCGCTATTATCCACGAAAATCCCTATCGGTTGGCAGAAGAAATTTGGGGTATTGGCTTTAAGATGGCGGATAAAATAGCGCTTAATGTTGGGTTTCAGCTTCACTCTTCTGCCAGAATTTCTGCAGGTATACTATTTGCCTTGAGTCAAGCAACGCAACAAGGCCACTTATATCTGGAGCTTGATGACGCGCGTCAAAAAACATTAGAATTATTAGAGCTTGGCGCGGAACATAAACAGTTGCTTAAGCCTGCGCTGCATGAATTATATGATAGCAATAAAATTACATTAATCACGCACCAAAATATATATTATATTGGGTTGCAGTTTCATAAATTTATAGAAGATTCGGTAGCAAAAACTATTAAAAAATTATTGGAATATCCTTCGGCTTTGACTATTAATTATCATACGCATTATGAAACCTTGCGCGTACCCCAGAAGAATGAGATCGCTCTTAATGAACAGCAGCAAATGGGTATTATGGCCTGCTTGAATAATAAAGTAACTATTATAACGGGTGGTCCAGGTACAGGAAAAACAACGCTTATAAAAAAATTGTTATCAATTTTAGAATTAGAACATGTTGAGTATAAGCTAGCATCTCCGACAGGAAGAGCGGCTCAACGAATGATGGAAAGTACGGGCCGTTATGCAATGACGTTGCACAGGCTTTTGGAATTTGATGTCAGCACTATGCGTTTTGTTCACAATGAGGGTAATGCGCTTAAAACCAATTATTTAATAGTTGATGAAGCCTCTATGATTGATGTTTTTCTTGCGCATGCTCTTATTAAAGCACTTGCGCCATCTACTCATTTGGTATTAATTGGGGATATCGATCAATTACCTTCAGTGGGCGCGGGCAATTTTTTACAGGATTGTATAAAAAGTGAGCTTGTTCCTACTATTCGATTAACAGAAATTTTTAGACAGGCGCAGGACAGCCTTATTGTGGTTAACGCCCACCGAGTGAATCGTGGCGAATTTCCTACGACGTCTTTACCAGATGCTCGTCGTGACTTTTTATTTTTGAAGGAAGAGTCTCCAGAAAATATGGCGGTTCATTTAAAGCGCATTTTATTTATTGAGTTGGCAAAGCATGGTATTAAGCAAGAAGACGCGCAGATTTTGGTGCCTATGAATAAAGGTCTTGCCGGTGCCTATAATTTGAATCATGTTCTGCAGTCGCTTGTTAATCCCGAACATAAAGAATCTGTTATGCATGCTGGAGTAGCCTATAAAATAGGTGATAAAGTTATGCAAATAAAAAATAATTACGACAAAAATACTTTTAATGGTGATATTGGTGTTATAGATTCTATTAATACCATCGACAAAACATTGGGTGTTAGCTTTGGCAACCGATTAGTTGAGTATGATTTTGATGAGCTCAATGAACTTGTTCTCGCTTATGCCATTACTATTCATAAAAGCCAAGGCTCAGAATATCCTGCGGTTATTATCCCTATTTTTATGCAACATTTTACTCTTTTACAACGCAATTTGGTGTATACTGCTATAACTCGTGCTAAAAAATTATGCGTTATTATTGGAGAGCCTCGTGCCCTTGCCATGGCAATCAAAAATAGTAAAAAGCAGCAAAGAATAACATTTTTAGAAAAATTTTTACGTGAATAA
- a CDS encoding N-acetylmuramoyl-L-alanine amidase, whose amino-acid sequence MLLSACMLMCGMIFFAYMHDIIIINLFYYKPRVISCGQSHKKIVTITYYGPMGSVQEKKEIIWSNNKIDNVQYLVTSWLTLLEQENIVSKKISLQSCALSVSEQDAFISFDRSFFAKQSSVRDKLMLIESLLQTIRDNEINLQGIYFLSHHQPLNDKHLDFSKPWPLTGFVSAPYQAQPITPLDNKKQYTIVLAPAGDAKNTERVVYNNFECALTLQYAQELKTALTEMMPYSTVIITRHAGDIVEPLYNAALANRLQADLYISLHAFQEKELLSSLGLYYVMYNPVTDLWHKKSTKLECTPYTMAYLDNLVITQSYAFFLEKSLLSEQKKYGFATKKTVGMPFKPLLGVHVPAVALEIGVTEKQNIIAHVMPVATAINALLEKINL is encoded by the coding sequence ATGCTTTTATCCGCTTGCATGCTTATGTGTGGTATGATTTTTTTTGCATATATGCATGATATAATTATTATTAATCTGTTTTATTATAAGCCGCGAGTAATTTCTTGTGGGCAATCGCACAAAAAAATAGTTACTATTACGTATTACGGACCAATGGGCTCTGTGCAAGAAAAAAAAGAAATTATTTGGTCGAACAATAAAATTGATAATGTGCAGTATCTTGTAACGTCATGGCTTACGTTGCTTGAACAAGAAAATATTGTATCTAAGAAAATATCATTACAATCCTGTGCGCTTTCTGTGTCCGAGCAGGACGCTTTTATATCGTTTGATAGAAGTTTTTTTGCAAAACAAAGCTCTGTGCGAGATAAACTTATGTTGATAGAAAGTTTATTGCAAACGATACGCGATAATGAAATTAATCTACAGGGGATTTATTTTTTAAGTCATCATCAGCCACTCAATGATAAACATCTTGATTTTTCTAAGCCATGGCCATTAACAGGATTTGTATCTGCGCCGTATCAAGCTCAGCCAATTACGCCGTTAGATAATAAAAAACAATATACTATTGTTTTGGCTCCTGCAGGTGATGCAAAAAATACAGAACGTGTTGTGTATAATAATTTTGAGTGTGCGCTTACGTTGCAATATGCCCAAGAACTTAAAACAGCGCTTACAGAAATGATGCCCTATAGCACGGTTATTATAACGCGCCATGCAGGCGATATAGTAGAGCCACTTTATAACGCTGCATTAGCAAATAGATTACAAGCTGATCTCTATATCAGCTTGCATGCATTTCAAGAAAAAGAGTTATTATCGTCATTAGGGCTTTATTATGTAATGTATAACCCAGTAACAGATTTGTGGCATAAAAAATCAACTAAATTAGAATGCACGCCCTACACTATGGCATATTTAGATAATCTGGTAATAACTCAAAGTTATGCGTTTTTTTTAGAAAAGAGCTTATTGTCTGAGCAAAAAAAGTACGGCTTTGCTACAAAAAAAACAGTAGGTATGCCCTTTAAACCACTTCTAGGGGTGCATGTTCCTGCAGTCGCATTAGAAATTGGCGTAACTGAAAAACAAAATATCATAGCGCATGTCATGCCTGTTGCTACAGCCATTAATGCGTTATTAGAAAAAATAAATTTATAA